One Streptococcus sp. S1 DNA window includes the following coding sequences:
- a CDS encoding alpha-L-fucosidase, giving the protein MNEHQEESEQPSPATSEKENRTVGQGTEATQPVASLDEESEIADYGPLPSKAQMQYHRGELAAFIHFGMNTYYDREWGDGQEDPYYFYPEHLDTDQWIKTLKDAGFKRTIMVVKHHDGFLLYPSKYTDHTIAKSGWKEGKGDILAEVSASASKYDMDMGVYLSPWDAHSPLYHVDTEDQYNEYYLNQLKEILENPKYGNKGKFVEVWMDGARGDGAQKVTYTFDKWFDAIRKAQGDIAIFSAEPTNVRWIGNEKGIAGDPVWHKVNPDKIRNNPSNSYLNHGDPEGKQYSVGEADVSIRSGWFYHDNQEPKSLRELMDIYFKSVGRGTPLLLNIPPNQDGKFEDADVARLKEFRQTLDQLYSVDYAAGALVEADSTRRNSHYAASHLTDGDEKTSWAPADDAKTGSFVLDLGKEQHFDVVELKETIEKGQRISAFTIDVAVNGQWVPYGAGSTVGYRRLIKGQPVDSRYIRVSITDAQATPILNGVSVYKTPASIEETDGYPLGLTYYSDRTAERANGQWNEEGEGVRGTSMWTKEKGASVTYQFEGTKAYVVATVDPGHGEMDIYVDGQKLATVNTQSPTRKRSQKVYETPDLAVGSHTLTLVNSKGDAIATEGIYALNNQEKGLFEFAQPTLAVKKGDPAQVVVKRKGGSKGSASLKLITEPGTGVHGKVYKDTNVTLEFADGETEKTVQVPTLDFVGKANDVYDFKVKLLHPDQGSLVGFIPDLTVQVMNED; this is encoded by the coding sequence ATGAACGAGCACCAAGAAGAATCAGAACAGCCCTCACCAGCTACTAGTGAGAAAGAAAATCGCACAGTTGGCCAAGGGACAGAAGCAACCCAACCAGTCGCTTCTCTAGATGAGGAGTCTGAGATTGCGGATTACGGTCCGCTTCCTAGCAAGGCCCAAATGCAATACCATCGCGGAGAACTGGCAGCCTTCATCCACTTTGGGATGAACACCTACTACGATCGTGAGTGGGGAGATGGGCAAGAAGACCCTTATTATTTCTATCCAGAGCATCTGGATACCGATCAGTGGATCAAAACCCTGAAAGACGCTGGCTTCAAACGGACCATCATGGTCGTCAAGCACCACGATGGTTTCCTCTTGTACCCTTCTAAATACACCGACCATACCATTGCCAAAAGTGGTTGGAAGGAAGGAAAAGGCGATATCCTAGCCGAAGTTTCGGCTTCTGCTAGCAAGTATGACATGGATATGGGGGTCTACCTCTCCCCTTGGGATGCTCACAGCCCGCTCTACCATGTGGATACAGAGGACCAATACAACGAATACTATCTCAACCAGCTCAAAGAAATCCTTGAAAATCCTAAATATGGAAACAAAGGCAAATTTGTTGAAGTCTGGATGGATGGAGCGCGTGGCGATGGGGCTCAAAAAGTAACCTATACCTTCGATAAGTGGTTTGACGCCATCCGTAAAGCCCAAGGGGATATTGCTATCTTCTCAGCTGAGCCCACCAATGTTCGCTGGATAGGAAATGAAAAGGGAATTGCTGGAGATCCAGTTTGGCATAAGGTCAATCCGGATAAGATTCGCAACAATCCATCCAATAGCTATCTCAACCATGGAGATCCAGAAGGGAAACAATACTCAGTTGGAGAAGCGGATGTTTCCATTCGCTCTGGCTGGTTCTACCATGACAATCAAGAGCCTAAGTCCCTGCGTGAATTGATGGACATTTACTTCAAATCTGTCGGTCGTGGGACGCCACTCTTGCTCAATATTCCACCCAATCAAGATGGGAAGTTTGAGGACGCCGATGTGGCTCGTTTGAAAGAATTCCGCCAGACTTTGGATCAACTCTACAGCGTGGACTATGCGGCGGGCGCTTTGGTAGAAGCTGACTCGACACGGCGCAATTCGCATTACGCAGCTAGCCATTTGACAGATGGCGATGAAAAGACCAGTTGGGCACCTGCCGATGATGCTAAGACCGGCTCTTTCGTGCTCGACCTTGGAAAAGAGCAACATTTTGATGTAGTAGAGCTCAAGGAAACGATCGAGAAAGGCCAACGGATTTCTGCTTTCACCATTGATGTGGCAGTGAATGGCCAATGGGTTCCTTATGGGGCTGGCTCAACCGTAGGATACCGCCGTTTGATCAAAGGGCAACCGGTTGATAGTCGCTATATCCGGGTGTCCATCACCGATGCCCAAGCTACTCCAATCTTGAACGGAGTCTCTGTCTATAAGACGCCAGCTAGCATTGAAGAAACCGATGGCTATCCGCTTGGTTTGACCTATTATTCTGACCGGACAGCTGAGCGGGCCAATGGCCAATGGAATGAAGAGGGAGAAGGCGTTCGAGGCACCTCTATGTGGACCAAGGAAAAGGGAGCTTCCGTAACCTATCAGTTTGAGGGCACCAAGGCCTATGTGGTCGCAACTGTCGACCCTGGTCATGGGGAAATGGATATCTATGTCGATGGCCAAAAGCTAGCGACGGTCAATACCCAAAGCCCAACCCGCAAACGTAGCCAAAAGGTCTATGAAACACCGGACTTGGCAGTAGGATCTCACACCTTGACCTTGGTCAATAGCAAGGGAGATGCGATCGCAACGGAAGGGATTTATGCCCTCAATAACCAAGAAAAGGGTCTCTTTGAGTTTGCTCAGCCAACCCTAGCTGTTAAAAAAGGCGACCCAGCGCAAGTCGTCGTCAAGAGAAAAGGTGGCTCTAAAGGAAGTGCTAGTCTTAAATTGATCACAGAACCAGGAACAGGGGTTCATGGCAAGGTCTACAAAGATACCAACGTCACCCTTGAGTTCGCAGATGGCGAAACGGAAAAAACAGTCCAAGTCCCAACCCTTGATTTTGTTGGAAAAGCGAACGATGTCTATGACTTTAAGGTCAAATTGTTGCATCCAGATCAGGGAAGCCTGGTCGGTTTTATTCCAGATCTGACAGTCCAAGTGATGAACGAGGACTAG
- a CDS encoding Ig-like domain-containing protein, with protein sequence MGKSFFEKRPVFSIRKLSVGACSVVIGISALGLSRVHAEEKPALESEPTSMEAPGVVTGNSETKVPEAVARVSEAPAVITPTRAEEKPAPQDEGQPVSVSSERGTGTEATAAPDQNRVAEDIVQDRERDFNKDWYFKLNAAPGAEGRQVDVKDWKKLDLPHDWSIFFDFDHNSPAQNEGGQLNGGDAWYRKTFRLDDKDLDKKVRLEFGGVYMDSKVYVNGQFVGHYPNGYNAFSYDITPYLNADGSENTIAVHVVNQQPSSRWYSGSGIYRDVKLSVMDKVHLAQYGTTITTPQLEKQQDGAVDTVVKSRIVNQDDQVHSIYVEYEIVDQNGQVVSEKTRSEAQAVLAGQEINLSQTLHVEKPTLWDVKTDHPALYTLYTRVYRDSQLVDVQKERFGYRYLNWTPEGGFFLNGVATKFHGVSLHHDHGALGAEENYKAEYRRLKQMKDMGVNAIRTTHNPASEQTLKIAAELGLMVQEEAFDTWYGGKKQYDYGRFFEKDATHPEARKGDTWSDYDLRTMVERGKNNPAIVMWSIGNEVGEADGSDKSVATVRRLVKTIKDVDATRYVTMGADKFRFGDGSGGHEKVAAELDAVGFNYSEANYESLRAKHPNWLIYGSETSSATRTRGSYYHPEREWVGSNQEDRHYEQSDYGNDRVGWGRTATASWTFDRDHAGYAGQFIWTGTDYIGEPTPWHNQNDTPVKSSYFGIVDTAGLLKNDFYLYQSQWVSAEKHPMVHLLPHWNWDNPELANRVMDEEGRIPVRAFSNARSVELIVNGKSQGVKTFTKKTTADGRTYQEGANPDELYLEWLVPYVPGKVEAIARNEAGEVIARDQIKTAGKPAGVRLLKEEHAIAADGKDLTYITYEIVDEEGRVVPTANNLVHFHLHGQGQIVGVDNGEQASRERYKAQEDGSWQRRAFNGKGVVIVKSTEQAGAFTLYADSDRLQSDQVSLFTGKKDQEERSVLGVEPVRTQVYLGQNPELPSHVSVVYSDGKAQEEAVEWDAADYSRAGQVRVTGHVQGRTVEALVDVIGVEQVLPVIKQIPQGADLATVDKTVQLVFTDGRTVSYEVDQWTLEAGQEDQLSTPGARLKATGLLGNGEAVQATLVVAGGTVSKAKKPTVQLDGVALPKFGSGNHTIFRPLAYGQEPGQVTASAENAQVTVLQASRENGLKAQIFVAAQDTGAVQTYVVQFQEESPQIQRLELRLPEGQELKEDQTVPLEVIAHYQDGSQASFKADQIDVKTRAGSQGKAVASKKGLELREAGLIHLQASFQGQTGELTFTITPNPEEKTVVKVRPVRISTDRNVLPALPETVLVEYDKGFPKEKRVTWDAVTADQVKDYHSFTVTGHVEGVEKEAQAQVTVEGIIAVEEVSTTTPVGEKPALPESVRTYHSNGKTYAAKVAWDAVDPQLLAQEGEVVLAGRVEGTNLPTRLHIRVSSTTVKGANVAEQWTGSVLPLAFASDSNDADPVAKVNDKVISFTDAPANRWTNWGRDNAEDSVGILFGDSGILTKRAVDNLHVGFHEDHGVGAPSEYVIEYYTGEQIPTVPNNPNRVKDETDHPFNNPANWKEVSNLTVEEPVAAGKMNHFSFDKVYTYAVRIRMKTPEGKRGSSISEIQIFANKVAAEEKSQVTIRVNGDVLPGVNPSVTDYYIDARDRAYPQVEATASHHGLATVVPSVHEGEPIRVIHKAEDGTILQEYRLHLTSDAEKLKQAAPVAVEAGSRFVKVGQDLVLPSTIGVYFKGDTGYERKELTVDWQAIPADALSHEGSFTLEGKVLGYDLTAQLTLRVSEKTGEILSVNRDYNAEDTRAFASETNDLDPNQIDYIDYINDGGYNEYYRWTNWKREPDQTEVFAGLIFKKNGQVTERLVNKVAVDFFADQETGLPTKTVLERYIGPDFDVPDDYGNLKNLPDHPFNQASNWEEIPYSLDYAFEPGYISNLSFNETRTKAIRLRMVRDEHLKGIGIVELSAYAPTEEAQATTDVTIQVNGKDLEGFKPDVTD encoded by the coding sequence ATGGGAAAGTCTTTTTTTGAAAAGCGTCCTGTTTTTAGTATTCGTAAGCTCTCAGTTGGAGCTTGTTCTGTTGTGATTGGGATTTCTGCCTTGGGTCTTTCAAGGGTCCATGCGGAAGAAAAGCCAGCCCTCGAAAGTGAGCCGACTTCAATGGAGGCACCAGGTGTTGTGACGGGAAACTCAGAAACGAAAGTTCCTGAAGCTGTTGCAAGGGTTTCAGAAGCTCCAGCTGTCATCACCCCTACCAGAGCTGAGGAAAAGCCAGCGCCTCAAGACGAAGGCCAGCCCGTTTCAGTTTCATCTGAGCGTGGTACAGGAACGGAAGCAACAGCTGCTCCAGATCAAAATCGTGTAGCGGAGGATATTGTGCAAGATCGAGAACGTGATTTTAATAAAGATTGGTATTTTAAATTAAATGCGGCTCCTGGTGCAGAAGGGCGTCAAGTGGATGTCAAGGATTGGAAAAAATTAGATCTTCCTCATGACTGGTCTATTTTCTTTGATTTCGATCACAACTCTCCTGCTCAAAATGAAGGGGGGCAATTAAACGGAGGGGATGCTTGGTATCGAAAGACCTTCCGTTTGGACGATAAAGATCTAGATAAGAAGGTCCGCTTGGAATTTGGCGGGGTTTACATGGATTCCAAAGTCTATGTAAACGGACAATTCGTCGGTCATTATCCAAATGGCTACAATGCCTTTTCTTATGATATTACTCCTTATTTGAATGCGGATGGAAGCGAGAATACCATCGCCGTTCATGTGGTCAATCAACAACCAAGTAGCCGTTGGTATTCTGGTAGCGGGATTTACCGGGATGTTAAGCTGAGTGTGATGGACAAGGTTCATTTAGCGCAGTATGGGACTACGATTACGACCCCTCAGTTGGAGAAACAGCAAGATGGGGCAGTGGATACAGTGGTGAAGAGTCGCATTGTCAACCAGGATGATCAAGTCCATAGTATTTATGTGGAATATGAAATTGTCGATCAAAATGGCCAAGTGGTGAGCGAAAAAACACGCAGTGAAGCACAAGCTGTTCTAGCAGGTCAAGAAATCAACCTATCTCAAACCCTCCATGTTGAAAAACCAACCCTCTGGGATGTGAAAACGGATCATCCAGCTCTCTATACCTTGTATACGCGTGTTTATCGGGATTCGCAGTTGGTCGATGTGCAAAAGGAACGCTTTGGTTATCGCTATCTCAACTGGACGCCAGAAGGTGGCTTCTTCCTGAATGGGGTGGCGACGAAATTCCACGGGGTATCCCTTCACCATGACCACGGGGCTCTTGGAGCTGAGGAAAATTACAAGGCTGAATACCGTCGTCTCAAACAGATGAAGGACATGGGAGTCAATGCGATCCGGACGACCCACAACCCAGCCAGTGAACAAACCTTAAAAATTGCAGCTGAGTTGGGCTTGATGGTCCAAGAAGAAGCTTTTGATACCTGGTATGGTGGCAAGAAACAATACGATTACGGTCGTTTCTTTGAAAAAGATGCCACTCACCCAGAAGCTCGTAAGGGGGATACTTGGTCAGATTACGATCTACGGACCATGGTAGAGCGGGGCAAGAACAATCCAGCTATTGTCATGTGGTCAATCGGTAACGAAGTCGGTGAAGCAGATGGATCAGACAAATCTGTCGCAACTGTTCGTCGGTTGGTCAAGACCATCAAAGACGTGGATGCAACCCGCTATGTCACTATGGGAGCTGATAAATTCCGCTTTGGTGATGGATCAGGAGGCCATGAAAAGGTAGCAGCAGAGCTCGATGCGGTTGGATTTAACTATTCAGAAGCCAACTATGAAAGCTTACGGGCCAAACATCCAAACTGGCTCATTTATGGATCAGAAACCTCTTCTGCAACGCGGACACGGGGCTCATACTATCATCCTGAAAGAGAATGGGTCGGCAGCAACCAAGAAGACCGCCATTATGAACAATCAGACTACGGCAATGACCGGGTTGGTTGGGGTCGGACAGCAACCGCCTCTTGGACCTTTGACCGTGATCATGCCGGCTATGCAGGACAATTTATCTGGACCGGTACGGACTATATCGGTGAGCCAACCCCATGGCACAACCAAAATGATACACCTGTGAAAAGTTCTTATTTCGGTATTGTAGATACTGCCGGCCTTCTAAAGAATGATTTTTACCTTTACCAAAGTCAATGGGTATCGGCTGAGAAACATCCAATGGTGCATCTCTTACCACATTGGAACTGGGACAATCCAGAATTAGCCAATCGTGTCATGGATGAAGAAGGACGGATCCCTGTTCGTGCCTTCTCCAATGCCCGCAGTGTGGAATTGATTGTCAATGGGAAATCACAAGGAGTCAAGACCTTTACTAAGAAGACCACAGCAGATGGCCGGACCTACCAAGAAGGGGCAAATCCGGATGAACTCTATCTAGAGTGGTTAGTCCCTTATGTACCAGGCAAGGTGGAAGCTATTGCCCGCAACGAAGCAGGAGAAGTGATTGCCCGCGATCAGATTAAAACAGCTGGGAAGCCAGCCGGTGTTCGTCTGTTGAAAGAAGAACACGCCATTGCAGCAGACGGCAAGGATTTGACCTATATTACCTATGAAATCGTCGATGAAGAAGGTCGTGTGGTCCCAACTGCCAATAACTTGGTGCATTTCCATCTGCATGGACAAGGTCAAATTGTCGGTGTCGATAATGGGGAACAAGCCAGCCGGGAACGCTACAAAGCGCAGGAAGATGGCTCATGGCAACGTCGGGCCTTTAACGGCAAAGGGGTTGTCATTGTCAAATCAACGGAGCAAGCAGGTGCCTTTACCCTGTATGCAGACTCAGACCGCTTGCAGTCAGACCAAGTCAGCCTCTTTACTGGTAAGAAGGACCAGGAAGAACGCTCTGTCTTGGGAGTCGAACCGGTTCGAACTCAAGTGTACTTGGGACAAAATCCTGAACTTCCAAGTCACGTATCTGTTGTTTATAGTGATGGCAAGGCCCAAGAAGAAGCCGTTGAATGGGATGCAGCAGACTATAGTCGTGCTGGCCAAGTCCGGGTGACAGGTCATGTTCAAGGACGGACGGTCGAAGCTCTGGTCGATGTGATCGGTGTGGAGCAAGTCCTTCCAGTTATCAAACAAATCCCACAGGGAGCAGATCTAGCGACAGTGGATAAGACTGTGCAATTGGTCTTCACAGATGGCCGAACAGTTAGCTATGAAGTTGATCAATGGACCTTGGAAGCTGGTCAAGAAGATCAGTTGTCCACACCAGGTGCTCGCTTGAAGGCGACAGGTCTCCTAGGCAATGGGGAAGCCGTCCAAGCGACGCTAGTGGTTGCAGGTGGAACAGTCAGCAAGGCTAAGAAACCAACTGTGCAGCTAGATGGGGTAGCCCTTCCAAAATTTGGTAGTGGCAATCATACTATTTTCCGTCCGCTGGCTTATGGGCAAGAGCCTGGTCAAGTCACAGCAAGTGCAGAAAATGCCCAAGTGACGGTCCTACAAGCTAGCCGCGAAAATGGTTTGAAGGCTCAAATCTTTGTGGCTGCTCAGGATACGGGAGCTGTCCAGACCTATGTGGTCCAATTCCAAGAAGAAAGTCCACAGATCCAGCGCCTAGAATTGCGTCTGCCAGAAGGACAGGAACTCAAGGAAGACCAAACGGTACCACTTGAAGTCATTGCCCATTACCAAGATGGTAGCCAGGCAAGTTTCAAAGCAGATCAAATCGATGTGAAGACAAGAGCTGGTAGTCAAGGAAAAGCGGTCGCAAGCAAGAAAGGTTTGGAACTACGGGAAGCAGGATTGATTCATTTACAAGCTAGCTTCCAAGGACAAACAGGGGAATTAACCTTTACCATCACGCCAAATCCAGAAGAAAAGACAGTTGTCAAGGTGCGTCCTGTACGGATCAGCACCGATCGAAACGTTTTGCCAGCTCTTCCAGAGACCGTCTTGGTCGAGTATGATAAGGGATTCCCGAAAGAAAAACGTGTGACCTGGGATGCCGTAACCGCAGATCAAGTCAAGGATTATCATAGCTTTACAGTCACAGGTCATGTAGAGGGTGTGGAAAAAGAAGCCCAAGCTCAAGTAACGGTTGAAGGCATTATCGCTGTAGAAGAAGTCAGCACGACAACGCCAGTTGGTGAAAAACCAGCCCTTCCAGAAAGCGTGCGGACTTATCACTCCAATGGCAAGACCTATGCTGCCAAGGTGGCCTGGGATGCGGTCGATCCGCAACTCTTGGCCCAAGAAGGAGAAGTTGTCCTAGCCGGTCGTGTAGAAGGAACCAACCTTCCAACCCGTCTTCATATTCGTGTTTCTAGCACCACAGTCAAGGGAGCCAATGTAGCAGAGCAATGGACAGGATCAGTCTTGCCACTCGCCTTTGCAAGTGACTCTAACGATGCGGATCCAGTTGCTAAGGTCAATGATAAGGTCATCTCCTTTACCGATGCTCCAGCTAACCGTTGGACCAACTGGGGCCGTGATAATGCGGAAGATTCTGTCGGTATCTTGTTTGGGGATTCTGGTATCTTGACTAAGCGAGCAGTGGACAACCTCCATGTTGGTTTCCATGAAGACCACGGCGTTGGCGCTCCAAGTGAGTATGTGATTGAGTACTATACAGGGGAACAAATCCCAACGGTTCCAAACAATCCAAATCGTGTTAAAGACGAAACAGACCATCCATTTAACAATCCAGCTAACTGGAAAGAAGTCAGCAACCTAACCGTTGAAGAACCGGTAGCAGCTGGTAAGATGAATCATTTCAGTTTTGATAAAGTCTACACCTATGCTGTTCGTATCCGTATGAAGACGCCAGAAGGCAAACGTGGAAGCTCTATTTCAGAGATTCAGATCTTTGCCAATAAGGTTGCGGCAGAAGAAAAGAGCCAGGTGACCATTCGCGTCAATGGCGATGTATTGCCAGGTGTCAACCCAAGTGTGACCGATTACTACATCGATGCGCGTGATCGGGCTTATCCACAAGTGGAAGCGACAGCCAGCCATCACGGCCTTGCAACGGTTGTCCCAAGCGTCCATGAAGGGGAGCCAATCCGTGTCATCCATAAAGCGGAAGACGGCACCATCTTACAAGAATACCGCCTCCATCTCACAAGCGATGCAGAAAAACTGAAACAAGCTGCTCCAGTAGCAGTGGAAGCAGGTAGCCGCTTTGTGAAAGTCGGTCAAGATCTGGTTCTACCATCTACCATAGGTGTCTACTTCAAAGGGGACACAGGTTACGAACGCAAGGAACTTACGGTGGACTGGCAGGCTATCCCAGCTGATGCACTTTCTCATGAAGGCAGCTTCACGTTAGAAGGAAAGGTCCTCGGCTATGATTTGACAGCTCAGCTGACCCTCCGTGTGTCCGAAAAGACAGGAGAAATCCTATCTGTGAACCGTGACTACAATGCAGAGGATACCAGAGCATTTGCTAGTGAAACAAACGATCTCGATCCAAATCAAATCGACTATATCGATTACATCAATGATGGTGGCTACAACGAGTACTACCGTTGGACCAACTGGAAGAGAGAGCCGGATCAAACAGAAGTGTTTGCTGGTCTCATCTTCAAGAAAAATGGTCAAGTAACAGAGCGCTTGGTCAATAAAGTAGCGGTCGACTTTTTTGCAGATCAGGAAACAGGTCTGCCAACGAAAACGGTTCTTGAACGCTACATTGGTCCAGACTTTGATGTCCCAGATGATTATGGCAATCTGAAAAATCTTCCAGATCATCCATTTAACCAGGCCTCTAACTGGGAAGAAATCCCGTATAGTTTGGATTATGCCTTTGAACCTGGTTATATCTCTAACCTCAGCTTCAACGAAACCAGAACCAAAGCCATCCGTTTAAGAATGGTCCGTGATGAACATCTAAAAGGAATTGGAATCGTTGAATTGAGTGCCTATGCCCCAACAGAAGAGGCCCAGGCAACAACTGATGTCACGATCCAAGTGAATGGCAAAGACCTAGAAGGTTTTAAACCGGATGTGACAGATTAG
- a CDS encoding LPXTG cell wall anchor domain-containing protein, whose protein sequence is MDFERLERPNVELPKGEKRVVQEGQKGRKLRLVEVSQENGVESRKELDAFVELDPVAEITEVGTKEVLPDTPQPEPQPEPQPDPQPLPDPERPHVSEGPVATATPQTSLEVKAVRQEGTDAVGKEVEKTAQTPAVSAAPVSEGRLPNTGTEESVASLVAGILAAGLASAVLDDQKKRANKAK, encoded by the coding sequence ATGGACTTTGAACGCTTAGAACGTCCAAATGTGGAACTTCCAAAAGGTGAGAAACGTGTGGTTCAAGAAGGTCAAAAAGGCCGCAAATTGCGCTTGGTGGAAGTCTCTCAAGAAAATGGTGTGGAAAGCCGGAAGGAACTGGATGCCTTTGTAGAGCTAGATCCAGTGGCAGAAATCACAGAGGTGGGCACAAAAGAAGTACTTCCAGACACTCCACAACCAGAGCCACAGCCAGAGCCACAACCAGATCCACAACCGCTTCCGGACCCAGAGCGTCCTCATGTCTCAGAAGGACCAGTAGCTACCGCAACTCCTCAAACATCTCTTGAGGTCAAAGCGGTACGCCAGGAAGGGACGGATGCAGTAGGGAAGGAAGTCGAGAAAACAGCTCAAACACCAGCAGTTTCAGCTGCTCCAGTTTCCGAAGGTAGATTACCAAATACGGGAACGGAAGAAAGTGTCGCAAGCCTCGTTGCTGGAATCCTAGCGGCGGGCCTTGCCAGTGCTGTGCTGGACGATCAGAAAAAAAGAGCCAATAAGGCCAAGTAA
- a CDS encoding YSIRK-type signal peptide-containing protein (The YSIRK form of extended signal peptide directs nascent proteins to the cross-wall site, while signal peptides lacking YSIRK direct proteins instead to the cell pole. A large fraction of YSIRK proteins are surface proteins anchored by sortase-mediated processing of a C-terminal LPXTG motif.) — MRKRLFDKIGIRKLSVGVCSVVVATCFLGVTTSYAEE, encoded by the coding sequence ATGAGAAAAAGATTATTTGATAAGATTGGCATTCGTAAACTCTCAGTAGGCGTCTGCTCGGTAGTCGTAGCGACTTGTTTTTTAGGTGTCACTACCAGTTACGCAGAGGAATAA
- a CDS encoding CtsR family transcriptional regulator yields the protein MANKNTSDSIEAYIKALLAQAGMAELKRSELADVFQVVPSQINYVIKTRFTESRGYIVESKRGGGGYIRIGKVQFSDHHQMLQGLAANIGEAISQQVFNDILQMLYEEKLLTKREAQLLLATTSDEVLGRDALILRATMLKKIIQQVDRKGNTD from the coding sequence ATGGCAAATAAGAACACATCTGATAGCATTGAAGCTTATATCAAGGCCTTGCTGGCTCAAGCTGGCATGGCAGAGCTCAAAAGAAGTGAGTTAGCCGATGTCTTTCAGGTTGTACCCAGTCAGATTAACTATGTCATTAAGACCCGCTTTACCGAAAGCCGAGGGTATATTGTAGAAAGTAAGCGCGGTGGGGGTGGCTATATCCGCATTGGCAAGGTCCAGTTTTCAGATCACCATCAGATGCTCCAAGGCTTGGCAGCCAATATTGGAGAGGCCATCAGCCAGCAGGTCTTTAATGATATCCTCCAGATGCTCTATGAAGAAAAATTATTGACAAAACGTGAGGCTCAGCTCTTGCTTGCGACAACCTCCGATGAGGTCCTAGGTCGAGATGCTCTCATCCTACGAGCAACGATGCTGAAAAAAATCATTCAACAAGTAGATAGAAAAGGAAATACCGACTAG